The Neurospora crassa OR74A linkage group V, whole genome shotgun sequence sequence CAGTGGTTGCCCGGATTGTTGCAGGTAGGTGGCGTATTGGCAGTAGATGGAGTTGTGGTAGGTCAGTTGCTTGGGGATTCCATTTGATGAGTGCAGGGAAGGGGAGCGCGAGTGGGAGTGAGactgggagtgggagtgggagtggtgCGAGTGGGCGACGGAGCCTCCAGTGCCGCGGGTGCCGCGGGCGCGagtgtgggtggtggtggggcgGTAGGAGGTGTCGTAGTCGCTGGTGTTGTAGTAGTCTCGGAGGGAAGGGGTCGAGGAGGTGCGCCGGACAGGAGCGATGGGGCGGCTTTGGCTTCGGTTGGAACGGTAGGATGGGGCTGGACCGGGTCCTGGAGCGGGAAGAGCCCGGTCTATGGGGGCGGATTGGAGAAGACGCTGGTACTGGTCGCGGAGAGCGCGCATGCTGCCTTCCCGGGCAAACTCTGAGGCGTTGTAGAGCTTGCGCATGTCTGGGGGCTCGCCGGTGTAGAGGGCTTCTTCAAGCATTTTGATGACGGTGCCTTGGAGGGTGATGATTTGGCCTTGAAGTTGGGTTTGGGCGAGcacttgatgatgatgtcagTACGACTGTATCTTCTTGCTGAAATTGAAGGTCATAAAGAAGATGTGAAAGCTTACAGTCACCCTGAGCAAACTGAGGCCCCATTCTCGAGTAAAGCTGATCATACTGCCCTTGAACCAACGGACCGCCACGCCGAAGGGAGTCTCTTagatcttcttcgtctccctCCCTTTGGTTTCTATTTCGAGAATTCTGGCGCTCCTCGACCTCGGACTTGCTCTTCACAGCCTCATCCAGTCGCTGTTCCAGCTCCTTGATCCTTCGGTTTTGGCCCCTGTCCATCTTGCGCTGTCTCCGTTGCCTTCTGGCTTCCCCAACCCGATCGAACAGGTTTACGCCGGTGGTGAAGGTGCCGGCAATGGTAGATATGAGGGTTGCGAGGATGAAGCTTTGCTTGATCCTCCTATCGTCGATTGCTCCTGCAGCCTCCATCTTGCTGaagttgttgtggtggtggtgtcggttGTTTGAGGTTGGGTGACGGTTTGGGAAAGAATGCGCTCGTAGGTAGAGAGCTCACAAAGAGGTTATGAGATATTTAAGAGATATCGTCGTGGGTTGGGGTTCAACTTGAGGGATCTTCCTTTTGCGAGCTTGGGTACCAGTCAAGTAAGCTTCCTTGGCGCTCTTGAGACGTCTTGAGAGTCCCGAGAGGCTTTTAGAGTTGCCGTGACATGAAAGTCTCGCAAGATCTGCAGGTCGAGGCATCATAGTGAAGGTGAGGGAGGATATCGGCATGGGATCAAGCTTTAACAAAACTTAATTGGGTTTCTATCCAATAGTTCCTGTGTGCTGGCATGCACAGCTGCGTAATGGTGCCTTCGGGTTACTTACTCTATGGAGCTTTCTCACGAGACGTTTGGTGAGAAAACGGGTGTTCGTTCGACTTACAGCGATGTGAGCCAAGGAAAAGATGCCGTTCCTGAGCGCAAAGACAGCGGTGAGTGGTCCAGTGACGTCAGACCCGCCGGGGCTTCTTCGGCACTCCAATAGCGTACTATGACACTACATATCGACAACACCATCTAAATTCCAGTGATCCCCTTCCGCGTCTAAATCATCGTCGGTTGGGCTTGATTGAAATGAACCTTCATTTTCGGGCGATTGGAAggatttctttcttttgatATTCCCTGTAATCTTTAGGTACTGCCGAGAACCAATCGATCTTTCCGATTGTGTGCATAAAGGGTCCCGTCCTTCTTGCGCTGTCACTTGATGCCTTACAAAACACCGCTCTTTAAACGCTTTCCCGTATCCAGGTCCGCAAAGCGCTGCATCATTCGaaatggtacctacctatatttatttcctGCCGCGCTGTGGTGATCACCAGCGTTTGTCAATCACGGCCATCGGCATCTAATGACGCCCATCAAAATGTTAGTACCGGATCTTGTGGAGTCTGTTCGCCGGGCGGGGGTAAGCCTTGTTAATGAAGTCGGTTCCGGTTGTGATACGAGCAATAAATAAGATATCTTCACGATGGCTTCATCTGAGACAGAATACACAGTCCACAAGGCCTCCTAAGGCTTCTTGATTGATTAATAATGACATCTGATGGCACACACCGAACAAGACACCATCACCCCCCTCAACAATGACTCTCTCCCGCACTAACACTTACAACCCCGCGCCCCCGTTCCTATCACCGAATGTAACGCCCGAGCGAGCTCCAACTCCATTGTAACATTGGATTCCCTCCCCAGCAACCCACCCGTCATTGAGGGCAGCGTCGTCATTGTCAGCTTACGCAAGCCACGGTGTAGCACAGGCTCCAGAATGTGATGGCGTTAATGGAGATGCGATAAACACTCAAGAACCAGCTTGTAAAAAAGATGATCGAGTAGTTGTTTGCTCGTGATGGGAAAGGACTTGGGTTGGTCTCGGGCGGATATGCGCGTCGCTCACTGAAGGGTTTCGTAACGGCAGGCTTGAGTCGGGTGCCTCTCTAGAACCCCGACCTGCATTCTACAATTTTTGGTCTCTATCCCAGAGAGGCAGCAAACATGGACCTTCACGACCAGACACAAACTTCAAACGAGACAGAGCATCCGCTGGATATGAAACTCAACACCAGACGGACCAAAACGAGCACGACTATATATAGCCTCTTAGGTTGATAGACGTAGAAGTTATACTACTTTCACCTCCCTTGGGATCTCCAAATGCATGCATCCTCACGCCACTTAGGACTGAGTGAATTGCAGCATCTCCGACGTCGCCGAGCACAACCGAGCTGATTTGCATGTCGGCTGAAACTTTGACACATTCACGCATAACCACCATGAGCAGTCATCGTTCGGGGTAGATCACTTGACCACCTTCAGAAGAGCTTCGctacaggtaggtatttAGACCACCTTTTCCTTGCTAACTCTTTAAGTTTTCACTTACCCCGTTGCCAAATAGCACCTCTTCATCAAgcccgcccccccccccccccgccgccgagacgcccttcaccaccacaatcACTTTTAGCACCACAAACACTACATCTCACTATCAAAATGTCTACCGGCAACTTCAAATTCGAAAACAAGGGCCACAACTGGGTCCAAAACGACGTTTGGACCGCCGTCGACGGCTACACCATGGGCCAGCTCCACCCCTCCAGCAAGCCCAACGCCTCAGCCCTCCAAAACGCCCTTGATGCCTCTAAAGCCGCCGGCCTGCCCGACATCTCGGCCTCTCCGGCTCAGAGCAAGTTCATGGCTCTCCAGTGCCGCGTCTTGGGCGTCACACACGCCCTCGAGGTCGGCACTTTGGGCGGCTACTCGGCCATCTGGCTCGCCAGCGAGAACCCGCAAATGAAGCTTACCACTGTGGAGTTTGACCCCCACCACGTTGAGGTGGCGCGCAAGAACATTGAGTACGCGGGTTTGTCGGACAGAATCGAGGTTATTCAGGGATCAGGATTGGAGGTGTTGAACCagctgaagaaggagatcGAAGAGGGCAAGAGGCCCAAGTtcggcttcttctttatcGATGCCGATAAGCCAAATAACCTCAACTACTTCAACTTGGCGGTGGAAATGGCGCTGCCCAAGGCCATGATTTGCGTGGACAACGTGGTGCGCGGAGGCAGGCTGATTGATCAGAGCTTGACGGAGCCCAGGGAGACGGCGGGCAGGATTCTGGTCGAGGGAGTGGCCAAGGACACGAGGGTTGAGTCGGTGGTCATGCAGACTGTGGGCGAGAAGAGCTACGATGGATGTCTTTGGGCCATCTTGAAGACAGATGCTtgaaatacctacctataattGGGAGTTGAAGTGTACGATGTTATGAGTCATGACAGTGGTGGGGGACTTATCAAGCACTCGATTAAATAGTATGCTGCAATGAAAAGGAACCGTTACATGTCGCCTTGAAAATTCCTGAAGCTCCAAATAATGAAGTGGTCGTAGGTGGGATGAAGCAGGATGTCGTGCTCCTCAGATGTCGTATTGCCCATCCTTTTTCCCCTTGGCGCAGAGTTGTAGACGTGCTCCTTGTTTATTGTTAGTGCCACGAAAAGGGGCTTCGTTGTCAAAGTACCTCGTTGCTTGGTGCAGAGCGCAGTGCGTGTGTCACTAACAATTTTCCATCAGGCCTCGCTGCTGTGTTTCCTAAACGCTTAGGGCAGGAGTAAGGTATgatgtacctaccttgctCGGTTATTGCCTGCCGTAGGGTGCGACAGGACGGAGACTGGCACACAGCTCAGAGCGGCAGGCTCCTCTCCCCAGCAGGGCACCCATGTCGCGCGCCCCCGTAGCGTCCACCATCCCCTGAAGAGCCGCCGTTCAGGTGGCACTAGTCGGGGCGCTCAACACCTAGGTACAGCACACGCAGGTACCTAGTAATGGGgtgtagagagaggtagaCGCGGGTTGCTGTTCCTGACCGCCCGCCGCCTTTGACATTGAAACTTGCCCGCCCGTGTCTGCCGTCGCCGCCCGTCGCCAACTCGACTTGCAACTCTCAATCATtaccttccttcttctccccccGACGACACCCGTCACGATGCTGTCCGGgatcctcatcttcaaccaAAAGGGCGAGAACCTCATCTTCCGAGCCTTCCGCAATGACTGCCGCCCACGACTGGCGGACGTGTTCCGCATCCAGGTCATCAGCAACGCCCAGGTCCGATCCCCTATCTTGACCCTCGGCAGCACCACCTTCAGCCATGTCAAGCACGAGAACATCTACCTGGTCGCCATCACCCGTAGTAACGCCAATGCCGCCCTGGTCTTCGAGTTCCTCTACCGCTTGATCCAGCTGGGTCGCGGCTACTTTGGCAAGTTTGACGAGGAGGCCGTCAAGAACAACTTTGTCCTGGTCTACGAGCTCCTGGATGGTATGTCCCACCTACGGTAGCCCCCCTTTTTGGTGTTTCTAGATGGCGGCTTGCAACTAACCTCAACTCTATGTCCGCCGCGCCCTTACAGAAATCATCGACTTTGGTTATCCCCAAAACACCGAGACCGACACTCTCAAGATGTACATCACAACCGAAGGCGTCAAGTCGGAGCGCGCCGTCGAGGACTCCGCCAAGATCACCATGCAAGCTACTGGCGCTTTATCCTGGCGCAAGGCCGATGTCAAGTACCGCAAGAACGAAGCCTTTGTCGACGTAATCGAAGATGTCAACCTGCTCATGAGCGCAACCGGCTCCGTCCTGCGCGCCGACGTCAACGGCCAGATCATCATGCGCGCCTACCTCAGCGGCACGCCCGAGTGCAAGTTCGGTCTCAACGACCGCCTCCTACTCGACCAGGACGGACTCATGAGCCTGCCCAGCGGCAACAGGATGGGGAGCAAGGCGACCAAGGCCGCGGCCGGCAGCGTCACGCTCGAAGATTGCCAATTCCACCAGTGCGTCAAGCTGGGCAAGTTTGACAGTGACCGCATCATCAGCTTCATTCCGCCCGACGGCGAGTTCGAGCTGATGAGGTACCGCGCAACCGAGAACGTCAACCTGCCGTTCAAGGTGCACGCCATTGTCAACGAGGTGGGCAAGACAAAGGTGGAATACAGCATCGGTGTGCGCGCCAACTTTGGATCCAAGTTATTTGCGACCAACGTGGTCGTCAAGATTCCCACGCCGCTCAACACGGCCAGGATCACGGAGCGCTGTACCCAGGGCAAGGCCAAGTACGAGCCGTCCGAGAACGTGATTGTGTGGAAGATTGGTCGCTTTGCTGGACAGAGCGAGTTTGTGCTGAGCGCCGAGGCCGAGCTTACGAGCATGACAAACCAGAAGGCTTGGAGCAGGCCGCCACTCAGTATGAACTTTAGCTTGCTGATGTTTACCAGCTCTGGCTTGCTGGTTCGCTATCTTAAGGTGTTCGAAAAGAGCAACTACTCGAGTGTGAAGTGGGTGAGGTATATGACAAGGGCAGGAAGCTACGAGATTAGGTAGGTTGCCGttcttttcgtttttttgttcttcttctccgaTTTCTTTGCTGTCTCCTTTACCGGCGCAATGCATTTCGCTAATACTTTCACAGGTTCTaaattattgtataatacGTAATGGCGTGCGCCACCGACTACACACCCTATCCGGTTAATGCACGGGCCATCCTACCACCTACGGCATATAATAGCACGGCGTCTGGGCGTTACTAGTTACACGAAGGGAAGCATCAGGCGATTGATACCAGAGTAATAAAATCAACTTATACAAGGAGATGTCCCAAAGGGGGAACAAGGGTCACAACAACGTTACGACGAGCACAAAACGACGAAAAGCTCTTCGCCAGTGTATGGGACAGGCACGATAATACGTGGCACGCGTGGCAGTGAGCTATAGGACATGGGGCCGTGCGATATGGAGAGCTAAACTTCAAGCGATAGGATATGTCGCCAATCAGCTTTGTATGAAACTACCAGACCATGGGTGCTGGTGAAGGGAATGGTCTGGAACAGCACCAGGGGAATGGCTTGTCCGATGATAGAAAGAGACACGGGAAAAATGTTTTGAACTCATCTCCTGTTGTCCTGTTAATACGATCGAGCATGGCTGAAACGGGAATGTGCTTACATAGTAACAGGTCCCTCGAGAGGCCTGATACCGGTGGCCTTGGACTGGAGTTGGCCGCCTACTTAGCACCCAGGACCTTGCGAACCAACGAACTTGAACTCCGGATTTTTCTGCGCTTTTTGGTCCATCGAGCCGTGGCTCATTCTTCGCAACTCTAGAGGCACCTAGGACCAAATCTATTCGCTTGGTTTTGCCTCTCTAGGCAACGGTTTAGAAAATAGTGATTCAGTCTTACGGACACGATACAGCCCTGCCAGCTTGTCAGTGTCAGTTAGTGTTCACCATCACCGTTTCTGACTCGATAATTGCCGTCGTTCCAGCTTCCACCGTGTGACGAAAGACAGGCTGTTGTTTTGCTCCGTCTCGATCTGAGCGCTTGCGTCTCGTCGATGTGTTATCGATCAAGTGCCAACGGATATACCAAGTATGACGACGCGGAAAGGACGAAGCGTACTTGATCCCGGAGTCACCATCACAACTACTAGGACCAGACAGGTAGGTAGAAAAGGTGAGGAATGCGGCCGTCTTTCCGCAGCGTCGACAGTCTGGTTTGGCATTCCCCAAATCTTGAACTGGACCGCGTTTATTGTGCGTCGTCGTCATTGCTGAGTGTCGTGAAAGATATCAACCCCATCCGCATCTTTCTCTCATCTTTTACTCTGGGTCTCGTTCCTCCCCTTGGCCTTTTTCCCAATATCCCCTCACTTAAGAAAACAATGGGCAACGATACGTTGAGCCTCCTGTTGCCGAGGCTGTTCTTGGTTCTTTCGGCATTGGTTGCGTTGGCTGCTGCACAATCAGGGACGGATTGTAACCCCATCAAGAGTAGGTTTAGGTGGACGTTTACATGAAATACTTTCAGAACTAGACCGCTGATGTATGAGAGGGTGCCATGTCATATCACAGCCTCTGGCTGCCCTCTGGATATAGGTCTCACCAACAATCCATATGGCGTCGATTTTACCAAAGGAACAATGGACCAGGCTTCCTGGACGTCCGTAGGCGCCGGCTCCGTTATCTACACCTCCCAGGGTGCCGTCCTCACTCTCTCCAAGAAGGGAGATGCACCCACCATCTCCACAAACTGGTATATCTTCTTTGGCCGCGTCGAGGTGCTCATGCGTGCAGCTCCGGGGACGGGTATCATCAGCAGCGTGGTGCTTGGGAGCGATGACGGAGACGAGATTGACTGGGAATTGATCGGCGGCAACAACGACGAAGTGCAAACCAACTATTTTGGCAAGGGGAACGTGACCTTGTATAACCGCGGCGGGAATTCAGCAGTGCACGATGTGCAAGGAACGAGACACAACTATACGATCGACTGGCAAATTGGTCAGTTGACGTGGTACGTGGATGGAAAGACGGTTCGCACGctcaaggaagaggatgcgGTCGGAGGGCTGAACTATCCGCAGACGCCCATGAAGCTGAGAATAGGCTCGTGGGCTGGAGGTGACCCGGATAATGCGCCGGGGACAATTGCATGGGCGGGGGGTGTGACGGACTACACCAAGGGGCCGTTCACGATGTATGTTGAGAGGGTGTCGGTGACGAATCGGTATCCGGCGGCGAGCTATTCGTATGGCGACATGTCGGGAAACTGGGATAGTATTGTTCTGAAGAAGGATGACGCTGCTGATGGGAATCAGAGCAAAGAGGGCATCGTCAAGAAAGATGGGTCGAGGGGGGTTGCGTCTGCCACCAACTccacctcgtcgtcgtcgtcgtcgtcgtcgtcgtcgtcgtcgtcgtcataaAGCCAGAGCAGCCCTCCCCTATACTACCTATCGTCTGCCACTATGGGAAGAGGAAATGGCTACGTCAGACGTCTGTTCAAGGTCAGGGGCGAATTGGTGTTCTTGCCTTTCATTCTTTATTTTGTCCTCTGAACTGTGATAGACAAGTCCCGGGTCAGACTATACGAAAGAGGATCAAACACGGAAGCAACCTCTTTGGCCGGTCTACAGtactgtacctacctagtgcCAACACGGTTTTGTTCACTCCTTCCATTCTAACCCGCGTCATCGGCTGTGGGTGGCACGGACCGGCGTCGGCCTCTTTActcttcacttcacttgttgttttgtttgtcGCTTTTGGGTTCTTTCCCCCACGCCAAGGCACTCGACCTTCACTTCGTTCCATCCCCGCCGCCTACTTACCATCCTTTCCTCGCTCCTCTTACATCCCCCAcccgccttcctcttctcacGCAACCACAAGTGCACGCGCAACGTCAGAAGGCCACCTCAGCATCACGAGCTCGCCTGTACAAGGCGCATCACGGGACGTAGCGAGGTGAATAGATTCCATTTATCTCGAGTCCTTCTGGTGGTTATCAATTTTGCTAACGCGCGCGCGGCAGACTTCTTACTACACCCTCGCACCATTGTAAGGCCCAGATCGATCATAGGAGGCTTGGGGACGACCTGTAGTCCAGCGACTATTGACGGCCAGAACACTTTTCACCATCTCACAATCCCACCATCTCCCCTTCACCTACTTGTCACAATAAACACGCCTTCTCTTCTGCCTCTGTGCCGGTCAAGCGACTAGCATTACAAATCACCAGGAGTCAGACAGGGAACCTAACCCCACGGCCAACATGTCCAGCATGACGATCGATTTCACAAAGGGATTTATCGCGCTCGTCTGCGTGGTCCTTTACGTCCTCGCCTACCTGGCTCGTCTTGTTGACAACTTCAAAAAGGGTCTTGTCTGCCAAACCCCGAACCTGCCTCTGCCCCCTTTTCTCAAGGGCTCCGAGGATCTCGAGCTCTGGGACGCGTTTCTTCTCAGCTATCTCAACTTCTACGGCCTTTCAGTTCATCTCAAGGACAACGTCCGCGAGCCTCTCCTCGGACCCGCCCACGACG is a genomic window containing:
- a CDS encoding O-methyltransferase family 3, with protein sequence MSTGNFKFENKGHNWVQNDVWTAVDGYTMGQLHPSSKPNASALQNALDASKAAGLPDISASPAQSKFMALQCRVLGVTHALEVGTLGGYSAIWLASENPQMKLTTVEFDPHHVEVARKNIEYAGLSDRIEVIQGSGLEVLNQLKKEIEEGKRPKFGFFFIDADKPNNLNYFNLAVEMALPKAMICVDNVVRGGRLIDQSLTEPRETAGRILVEGVAKDTRVESVVMQTVGEKSYDGCLWAILKTDA
- a CDS encoding AP-2 complex subunit mu-1, producing the protein MLSGILIFNQKGENLIFRAFRNDCRPRLADVFRIQVISNAQVRSPILTLGSTTFSHVKHENIYLVAITRSNANAALVFEFLYRLIQLGRGYFGKFDEEAVKNNFVLVYELLDEIIDFGYPQNTETDTLKMYITTEGVKSERAVEDSAKITMQATGALSWRKADVKYRKNEAFVDVIEDVNLLMSATGSVLRADVNGQIIMRAYLSGTPECKFGLNDRLLLDQDGLMSLPSGNRMGSKATKAAAGSVTLEDCQFHQCVKLGKFDSDRIISFIPPDGEFELMRYRATENVNLPFKVHAIVNEVGKTKVEYSIGVRANFGSKLFATNVVVKIPTPLNTARITERCTQGKAKYEPSENVIVWKIGRFAGQSEFVLSAEAELTSMTNQKAWSRPPLSMNFSLLMFTSSGLLVRYLKVFEKSNYSSVKWVRYMTRAGSYEIRF
- a CDS encoding extracellular cell wall glucanase Crf1, which codes for MGNDTLSLLLPRLFLVLSALVALAAAQSGTDCNPIKTSGCPLDIGLTNNPYGVDFTKGTMDQASWTSVGAGSVIYTSQGAVLTLSKKGDAPTISTNWYIFFGRVEVLMRAAPGTGIISSVVLGSDDGDEIDWELIGGNNDEVQTNYFGKGNVTLYNRGGNSAVHDVQGTRHNYTIDWQIGQLTWYVDGKTVRTLKEEDAVGGLNYPQTPMKLRIGSWAGGDPDNAPGTIAWAGGVTDYTKGPFTMYVERVSVTNRYPAASYSYGDMSGNWDSIVLKKDDAADGNQSKEGIVKKDGSRGVASATNSTSSSSSSSSSSSSSS